A section of the Flavobacterium ardleyense genome encodes:
- a CDS encoding phosphatase PAP2 family protein, whose amino-acid sequence MLEELLRLDSNLLVYLNGLGSSWRDPIWLAITRQEHWTPLFLFLLYVMYKKLGLQQTLLAIGVIALLVLFTDQTTNFVKGHYGRLRPTNNILINMGMRQVQMRYSFSFWSGHAANSMAVAMFIYLIARKQIKYIGFFFLWSLVFAYSRIYLGLHYPSDILSGFFFGIIMGFLAYLLFNFINKKYLIPRMERRNSAMENE is encoded by the coding sequence ATGCTTGAAGAATTATTACGACTTGATTCAAATCTTTTGGTTTATCTAAACGGCCTTGGCAGTTCATGGCGAGACCCAATTTGGTTAGCGATTACAAGACAGGAACATTGGACACCTCTTTTCCTTTTTCTACTGTATGTCATGTACAAAAAACTCGGTCTGCAGCAAACTTTGCTCGCTATTGGAGTAATTGCACTTTTAGTTTTGTTCACAGATCAAACTACAAATTTTGTAAAAGGTCATTACGGACGACTCAGACCAACCAATAATATTCTCATCAATATGGGAATGAGGCAGGTGCAAATGCGTTATAGTTTTAGTTTTTGGTCAGGTCACGCGGCAAATTCTATGGCGGTAGCAATGTTTATTTACCTCATTGCTCGCAAGCAAATAAAATATATTGGCTTCTTCTTTTTATGGTCGTTAGTATTTGCTTACAGCCGTATTTACTTAGGATTGCATTATCCTAGCGATATTTTATCAGGTTTTTTCTTTGGTATAATTATGGGATTCCTAGCCTATTTACTATTTAATTTTATCAATAAAAAGTATCTGATTCCAAGAATGGAAAGAAGAAATTCGGCTATGGAAAATGAATAA
- a CDS encoding twin-arginine translocase TatA/TatE family subunit, with protein sequence MFGIGGGELIFIILIILMLFGSDKIPEFARAFAKGMAQLKNATNEIKDNIHGSGLNMDELTGGISTEINKAKEGFTKMVQETAIQEKVTSEIDQLRNTFKKESTDLDDSIADSKLNEPIIEEPTQDGPIKRN encoded by the coding sequence ATGTTTGGAATAGGAGGAGGAGAATTAATTTTTATAATTTTGATTATACTAATGCTTTTTGGATCTGATAAGATTCCAGAATTTGCACGGGCTTTCGCCAAAGGCATGGCACAGCTTAAAAATGCAACCAACGAAATCAAAGACAACATTCACGGAAGTGGCCTTAATATGGACGAACTAACCGGCGGAATTTCTACAGAAATAAATAAGGCCAAAGAAGGATTTACAAAAATGGTCCAGGAAACTGCAATCCAAGAAAAAGTAACTTCAGAGATAGATCAATTGCGAAACACCTTCAAGAAAGAAAGTACAGATTTAGACGATTCTATCGCTGATAGTAAATTAAACGAACCAATTATCGAAGAGCCAACGCAAGACGGCCCAATAAAACGTAATTAA
- a CDS encoding M1 family metallopeptidase, giving the protein MNKIITLLILASFATTFAQTDNPNRINNNKFRQMYDVLATPNMYRTASGAPGPEYYQQQADYKIDITLDDDKARIYGTETVTYHNNAKESLDYLWIQLDQNINAQDSQSPLARNDKMSSSISASAFSRNYFEEKFDGGFKIDYVKDVQGKDLPYTVNHTMMRIDLDKPLKHGEKYSFSIKYWYNINNYMEVGGRSGYEHFKEDGNNLYVIAQFHPRMAVYNDVEGWQNMQFWGGGEFALPFGNYDVSITVPADHFLDATGSLLNREEVYTKEQLKRYKQAEKSFDNPVVIITQAEATEIEKGRSKKTKTWKFRAENVRDFGISTSRKFISDAMAVKINDKIVMAVSLYPKEGNPLWEKYSTRAVAHTLKSYSSYTFDYPYPKAISVNAQDQGMEYPMICWNFGRPEKDLTYSDNVKYGMLGVIIHEVGHNFFPMIVNSDERQWTWMDEGLNTFLQYLTEQTFDTNFPSRRGPAKNIVPYMSGDPKSLEPIMSNSENIHQFGNNAYGKPATALNILRNTVMGPELFDHAFRTYSKRWKFKHPTPEDFFRTMEDASSVDLDWFWRGWFFTTDYNDIGIKDVVKFQITDKAPKDVEVVEVTRRNRKTAAGPLVYMVADDKISSKNKGLDFKNVKTLEEYLTVNFTAEERKNLKNPKFFYEVTFNKPGGLVMPIIVELTFIDGTSEIQTFPAQIWRLNDQEVSRTFATEKELLKIQIDPKLETADTDVTNNVWPRELIKSKFD; this is encoded by the coding sequence ATGAATAAAATTATCACGCTTCTAATTCTTGCGAGTTTTGCCACGACATTTGCTCAAACCGATAATCCTAATCGGATTAATAATAATAAGTTTAGACAAATGTATGATGTCTTGGCCACGCCAAATATGTATCGTACTGCATCAGGTGCGCCAGGTCCAGAATATTATCAGCAGCAGGCGGATTACAAAATTGATATAACCCTAGATGATGATAAGGCTCGAATTTACGGGACTGAAACTGTCACCTATCACAATAATGCTAAAGAGTCGCTGGATTATTTGTGGATTCAGCTAGATCAGAATATCAACGCACAAGATTCGCAGTCACCATTAGCGCGAAATGATAAAATGAGTTCGTCAATTAGTGCATCGGCATTTTCTAGAAATTACTTTGAAGAAAAGTTTGACGGTGGTTTTAAAATCGATTATGTAAAGGATGTTCAAGGCAAAGATCTTCCGTATACGGTAAATCATACAATGATGCGAATTGATCTCGACAAGCCTTTGAAGCACGGCGAAAAATATTCTTTTTCGATAAAATATTGGTATAATATCAATAATTATATGGAAGTTGGCGGTCGTTCTGGCTACGAACATTTTAAAGAAGATGGAAATAACTTGTATGTAATCGCCCAATTTCATCCGCGAATGGCAGTTTACAATGATGTTGAAGGTTGGCAGAATATGCAATTTTGGGGAGGTGGTGAATTTGCGCTTCCTTTTGGGAATTATGATGTTTCGATTACCGTGCCAGCAGATCACTTTCTTGATGCAACAGGAAGTTTGCTAAATCGCGAAGAAGTTTATACCAAAGAACAACTGAAGAGATACAAGCAGGCGGAGAAATCATTTGATAATCCTGTGGTAATTATCACACAAGCCGAAGCAACTGAAATAGAAAAAGGTCGCAGTAAGAAGACAAAAACTTGGAAATTTCGAGCAGAGAATGTTCGTGATTTCGGAATTTCCACTTCTCGCAAGTTCATCAGCGATGCGATGGCAGTAAAGATTAATGACAAGATTGTTATGGCTGTTTCTCTTTATCCAAAAGAAGGAAATCCACTATGGGAAAAATATTCGACTAGAGCTGTTGCACATACTTTGAAATCGTATTCTTCTTATACTTTTGACTATCCGTACCCAAAAGCAATCTCGGTAAATGCACAAGATCAAGGAATGGAATATCCAATGATTTGCTGGAATTTTGGCCGTCCGGAGAAAGATTTGACCTATTCAGATAACGTCAAATACGGAATGCTTGGAGTAATTATACATGAAGTGGGACACAACTTTTTCCCGATGATTGTCAATTCAGACGAGAGACAATGGACGTGGATGGACGAGGGTCTAAATACGTTTCTGCAATATTTGACTGAGCAAACATTTGATACAAACTTTCCATCGAGACGCGGTCCTGCCAAGAACATAGTTCCGTATATGAGCGGAGATCCAAAGAGCTTGGAACCTATAATGTCTAATTCTGAAAATATTCATCAATTTGGAAATAATGCCTATGGAAAACCGGCGACTGCGTTAAATATTTTACGAAATACTGTGATGGGTCCTGAACTATTTGATCACGCTTTTCGTACATACTCCAAACGGTGGAAATTTAAACATCCAACCCCAGAAGATTTTTTCCGTACTATGGAAGATGCGTCTTCGGTAGACCTTGACTGGTTTTGGAGAGGATGGTTTTTTACGACAGATTACAATGATATTGGAATTAAAGATGTTGTCAAATTTCAGATAACTGATAAAGCTCCAAAGGATGTAGAAGTAGTTGAAGTAACTCGTAGAAATAGAAAAACTGCCGCAGGACCATTGGTCTATATGGTTGCTGATGATAAGATTTCTAGTAAAAACAAAGGATTAGATTTTAAAAACGTCAAAACTTTGGAAGAATATCTTACAGTGAACTTTACTGCAGAAGAGAGGAAAAATTTAAAAAATCCTAAGTTTTTCTATGAAGTAACTTTCAATAAACCGGGAGGCTTGGTTATGCCAATTATTGTCGAATTGACTTTTATAGATGGAACATCAGAAATTCAGACTTTTCCAGCTCAAATTTGGCGATTAAATGATCAAGAGGTCAGTCGTACATTTGCAACGGAAAAAGAATTACTAAAAATCCAGATCGATCCAAAGCTTGAAACCGCAGATACAGATGTAACAAATAATGTCTGGCCACGAGAGCTGATTAAGTCAAAATTTGATTAA
- a CDS encoding DUF6702 family protein, with translation MRKLLFGVSLIFILLTISAYSAHRFYVSIYQIDYKPAKKELQIISRIFLDDLVEAVEASSKKKVALGEKSQSAEDILLFEKYQKSHLLIKINNKIVTYKYLSSEVENNVFISYFKVENLGSVKSIEVKNTSLLDILPTQQNIIQLTIDKEKSSLLLTAEKPSGRQTF, from the coding sequence ATGAGAAAACTTTTATTTGGAGTATCCCTAATTTTTATTTTACTTACTATTTCGGCTTATTCTGCTCACAGATTTTATGTGAGTATTTATCAAATTGATTATAAACCTGCCAAAAAAGAACTTCAAATTATCAGCCGTATTTTTCTCGATGATTTAGTAGAAGCGGTCGAAGCTTCGTCAAAAAAGAAAGTAGCTCTTGGCGAGAAAAGTCAATCAGCAGAAGATATTTTACTTTTCGAAAAGTATCAGAAAAGCCATCTTCTCATCAAGATTAATAATAAAATTGTCACATATAAATATTTGAGCAGCGAGGTAGAAAACAATGTTTTCATTAGTTATTTTAAAGTTGAAAATCTAGGATCTGTAAAATCTATCGAAGTAAAAAACACTTCTCTGCTTGATATTCTTCCCACACAGCAAAATATTATTCAACTTACAATTGATAAAGAGAAGTCCAGTTTGCTTTTAACGGCAGAAAAACCTTCGGGACGACAGACTTTTTAA
- the pepE gene encoding dipeptidase PepE, whose protein sequence is MKNLIIASTSTVHDSSYLEYLLPELENHFNGCETILFIPYARPGGITYDDYTAKVSEAFAKINKKVKGIHQYFDPVIAIQNAEAIFTGGGNTFLLVHTLYEHELMQKLADVLENGIPYLGTSAGSNIAGVSMQTTNDMPIIYPSSFKTLGLFPFNLNPHYLDPVENSTHMGETRETRIKEYHKFNKVPVVGLREGSWLEIKGDTITLRGEYKARLFRQNHEAVELPTNELLSFL, encoded by the coding sequence ATGAAAAATTTAATTATTGCAAGTACGTCTACCGTACACGACAGCAGTTATTTAGAATATCTTTTACCTGAATTGGAGAACCATTTTAATGGTTGCGAAACCATTCTATTTATCCCCTACGCACGCCCTGGCGGAATTACTTATGATGACTATACTGCAAAAGTGTCGGAAGCTTTCGCTAAAATCAATAAAAAAGTTAAAGGAATCCACCAGTATTTTGATCCAGTTATTGCCATACAGAATGCCGAAGCTATCTTTACGGGTGGCGGAAACACCTTTTTGCTAGTTCACACACTCTATGAACACGAATTGATGCAAAAACTTGCGGATGTCCTTGAGAACGGAATTCCATATTTAGGCACAAGTGCGGGCAGCAATATCGCGGGGGTGAGCATGCAGACCACCAACGATATGCCCATTATTTATCCATCGTCTTTCAAGACCTTGGGTCTATTTCCCTTCAATTTAAATCCTCACTACCTTGATCCAGTGGAAAATTCCACACACATGGGAGAAACCCGTGAAACCCGTATCAAAGAGTATCACAAATTCAATAAAGTCCCAGTTGTAGGTTTGCGCGAAGGCAGTTGGCTTGAAATAAAGGGGGATACCATTACTTTAAGAGGTGAGTACAAAGCCCGATTATTTAGACAAAATCACGAAGCTGTTGAATTACCTACTAACGAACTACTAAGTTTTTTATAG